The proteins below come from a single Halomonas binhaiensis genomic window:
- the pmbA gene encoding metalloprotease PmbA, which yields MTQAFDAKAQQQTLEDRAQKALELARRLGADACEVGASVDQGIGISVREGDVESVELSRDQGIAVTVYVGKRKGSASSSDANDASIQSVVERALSIARYTGEDSAAGLADAELMATEFPDLDVHHPWELSTEQAVELALACESAGLGQEGIRSSDGASLSSGEGVRVYANSHGFLGSQAGSRHSLSCMLIAENGNGMQRDYDYTSSRDPKELWTPETVGRNAAERTLRRLGGRRPATGRFPVLFDPSMASGLVGHLMSAISGGAIYRDASFLCGRLEESLFPEWFSLGEMPMLMRGTASSPFDGDGVQTRDNIFIDAGRLASYMLSAYSARRLGLQTTGNAGGARNVRINAPLQSREALLSRMDRGILVTELMGQGVNGVTGDYSRGATGFWVENGKIQYPVEEFTIAGNLSQMFSGLAAIGDDIDTRGSIHTGSWLIDEMTIAGD from the coding sequence ATGACACAGGCGTTCGATGCCAAGGCGCAACAGCAGACGCTGGAAGACCGTGCCCAGAAAGCGTTGGAATTGGCCAGGCGCTTGGGGGCCGATGCTTGCGAAGTAGGTGCCAGCGTCGATCAGGGGATTGGTATCAGCGTACGCGAAGGCGATGTGGAGTCCGTGGAGTTATCGCGAGACCAAGGTATTGCCGTAACCGTCTACGTTGGCAAGCGCAAGGGTAGCGCTTCGTCCAGCGATGCCAATGATGCTTCCATTCAGAGCGTGGTGGAGCGTGCTCTGTCCATCGCCCGTTATACCGGTGAGGACTCGGCGGCAGGACTTGCCGATGCAGAGCTGATGGCGACAGAGTTTCCTGACCTGGATGTTCACCATCCATGGGAGCTGAGTACCGAACAGGCCGTCGAGCTGGCGCTTGCGTGCGAGAGTGCAGGGCTTGGCCAGGAAGGTATTCGCAGTTCCGATGGCGCTAGCCTGTCCAGTGGTGAAGGCGTGCGTGTCTATGCCAATAGCCATGGCTTTCTCGGTAGCCAGGCAGGTAGCCGTCACTCGTTGTCCTGCATGTTGATCGCAGAGAACGGCAATGGCATGCAGCGAGACTACGACTACACCAGCAGCCGCGACCCCAAGGAGTTGTGGACTCCTGAAACTGTTGGTCGCAATGCCGCCGAACGCACTTTGCGTCGCCTTGGGGGGCGGCGCCCTGCAACGGGCCGTTTCCCGGTCTTGTTTGATCCCAGCATGGCGAGCGGCCTGGTTGGGCACTTGATGTCCGCTATCTCCGGTGGTGCCATTTACCGGGATGCCTCCTTCCTCTGCGGTCGGCTGGAGGAATCATTGTTTCCTGAGTGGTTCAGCCTCGGGGAGATGCCCATGCTGATGCGTGGTACGGCCAGCAGCCCCTTCGATGGAGATGGTGTCCAGACCCGCGACAACATCTTTATCGATGCCGGCAGGTTGGCCAGTTACATGCTGTCAGCCTACAGTGCGCGTCGCCTGGGGCTGCAAACTACCGGCAATGCAGGGGGGGCGCGCAATGTGCGTATCAATGCGCCACTGCAGAGTCGCGAAGCGCTGTTGTCACGCATGGACCGCGGGATTCTGGTGACGGAGCTGATGGGGCAGGGGGTCAATGGCGTAACGGGAGATTATTCTCGCGGTGCGACTGGCTTCTGGGTCGAGAATGGCAAGATTCAGTACCCGGTGGAAGAGTTCACGATTGCCGGCAACTTGAGTCAGATGTTCTCGGGTCTGGCGGCGATTGGTGACGACATTGATACTCGCGGCAGCATCCATACCGGCAGCTGGTTGATCGATGAGATGACCATCGCTGGCGATTGA
- a CDS encoding enoyl-CoA hydratase-related protein: MPDSSLSQLRIDERGVAYLTLARPKVHNAFDDVLIEELNQHLVSLAEAALRSEVRVVVLGSTGKSFSAGADLNWMKRMVDYDVEDNLADSRKLSALMHGLDTLPCPTIARVQGAAFGGAVGLAACCDIVIAADCAKFCLSEVRIGLSPAVISPYVQRAIGSRQMRRYALTAEVINAETAQKLGLAHQVVALDELDTAVDGMLDTLLATSPQASRATKDLLSVVARAPDSDETREHTCRVISQLRVSDEGQKGLASFFDKRRPSWTIDISPSQKRPQQ; encoded by the coding sequence ATGCCTGACAGCTCCCTTTCACAACTGCGTATCGATGAACGTGGTGTGGCCTACCTGACCTTGGCCCGTCCCAAGGTTCATAACGCTTTTGATGATGTGCTGATCGAGGAACTGAACCAGCATCTGGTCAGCCTCGCTGAAGCAGCACTACGTAGCGAAGTTCGCGTCGTGGTGTTGGGCTCCACTGGCAAGAGCTTTTCTGCTGGAGCCGACCTGAACTGGATGAAGCGCATGGTCGACTATGATGTTGAAGACAATCTGGCCGACTCACGCAAGCTGTCTGCCCTGATGCACGGCCTTGATACGCTCCCCTGCCCGACCATTGCACGAGTCCAGGGAGCCGCCTTTGGCGGAGCTGTCGGCCTTGCCGCCTGCTGCGATATCGTCATCGCTGCCGACTGTGCGAAATTCTGCCTCTCCGAAGTCCGTATCGGCCTGTCACCGGCCGTCATCAGCCCTTATGTACAGCGTGCCATTGGCTCTCGCCAGATGCGACGGTATGCACTGACAGCAGAAGTCATCAATGCTGAGACGGCCCAGAAGCTGGGCTTGGCCCATCAGGTCGTAGCACTGGATGAGCTCGACACTGCCGTGGATGGCATGCTCGACACCCTTCTCGCCACATCACCCCAGGCCAGCCGTGCCACCAAGGACCTGCTCTCGGTAGTGGCCAGAGCTCCGGACAGCGATGAGACTCGCGAACACACCTGCCGCGTCATCAGTCAATTGCGCGTCAGTGACGAGGGCCAAAAAGGGCTGGCCAGTTTTTTCGACAAGCGTCGCCCCTCTTGGACCATCGATATTTCTCCATCACAAAAACGTCCGCAACAATAA
- a CDS encoding isovaleryl-CoA dehydrogenase, whose product MHSPYTPMDFGLDETLVMLRDQVNAFARGEIAPRAAEIDANNEFPNDLWQKFGDMGLLGITVPEEDGGSGMGYLAHCIAMEEISRASASVALSYGAHSNLCVNQIKLNASPEQKAKYLPKLISGEHVGALAMSEPGAGSDVVSMKLRARKDGDRYILNGNKMWITNGPDADVLVVYAKTDPEAGSKGITAFIIEKGFKGFSTAQKLDKLGMRGSNTCELVFEDCEVPTENVLGEVNRGVRVLMSGLDFERTVLAAGPIGIMQAAMDVVVPYIHERKQFNQSIGEFQLVQGKLADMYTTLNACRAYLYTVAAACDRGQSSRKDAAGVILYCAEKATQVALDAIQLLGGNGYINEFPTGRLLRDAKLYEIGAGTSEIRRMLIGRELFNESR is encoded by the coding sequence ATGCACAGCCCCTACACCCCCATGGACTTTGGCCTGGACGAGACCCTGGTCATGCTGCGCGATCAAGTCAATGCCTTCGCCCGAGGCGAGATTGCGCCACGCGCTGCCGAGATCGATGCCAACAACGAGTTCCCCAATGATCTATGGCAGAAATTTGGCGACATGGGACTACTGGGCATCACGGTCCCTGAAGAAGATGGAGGCAGCGGCATGGGCTATCTGGCCCATTGCATCGCCATGGAAGAAATCTCACGTGCCAGCGCTTCGGTTGCCCTGTCCTACGGCGCTCACTCCAACCTTTGCGTCAACCAGATCAAACTCAATGCCAGCCCCGAACAGAAAGCCAAGTACCTACCGAAACTGATCAGTGGCGAGCATGTGGGCGCCCTGGCCATGTCGGAGCCTGGCGCCGGTTCTGACGTCGTTTCCATGAAACTGCGTGCGCGCAAGGATGGCGACCGCTACATCCTCAACGGCAACAAGATGTGGATTACCAATGGTCCTGATGCCGATGTACTGGTCGTATATGCCAAGACCGACCCGGAAGCGGGCTCCAAGGGCATTACGGCCTTCATCATCGAAAAAGGCTTCAAGGGGTTCTCCACCGCTCAGAAGCTCGACAAGCTGGGCATGCGTGGCTCCAATACCTGTGAACTGGTCTTCGAAGACTGCGAAGTTCCGACTGAAAATGTTCTTGGTGAAGTGAACAGAGGCGTGCGCGTGCTGATGAGTGGCCTCGACTTCGAGCGCACCGTATTGGCAGCAGGCCCCATCGGTATCATGCAGGCTGCCATGGATGTGGTCGTGCCCTATATCCACGAACGCAAGCAGTTCAACCAATCTATTGGTGAGTTCCAACTGGTCCAGGGCAAGCTGGCTGATATGTACACCACACTGAATGCTTGCCGCGCCTATCTCTACACCGTTGCCGCTGCCTGCGACCGAGGCCAGAGTTCGCGCAAGGATGCCGCCGGCGTCATTCTCTACTGCGCGGAAAAAGCGACCCAGGTTGCCCTTGATGCCATCCAGTTACTTGGCGGCAATGGCTATATCAATGAATTCCCCACAGGCCGCCTGTTGCGCGATGCCAAGCTCTACGAGATCGGCGCAGGAACCAGCGAGATCCGCCGCATGCTGATCGGTCGTGAACTGTTCAACGAATCACGGTGA
- a CDS encoding carboxyl transferase domain-containing protein: MAILDTRINTRSQDFQTKDATMRAEVDKLLSLTDAIRQGGGEKARQRHESRGKLFVRDRIDHLIDEGSPFLEFSALAARDMYDTDVPAAGIITGIGRVSGVECMIVANDATVKGGTYFPMTVKKHLRAQEIARKHRLPCVYLVDSGGAFLPRQDEVFPDRDHFGRIFYNQATLSAEGIPQIAVVMGSCTAGGAYVPAMADESIIVRQQGTIFLGGPPLVKAATGENISAEDLGGADVHTRISGVADHLADNDAHALQLARRCVARLNWQKRGSLKMAEPRPPRFAPEELYGIVGTDLKKPFDVREVIARIVDDSEFDEFKRYYGDTLVTGFAHIHGYPVGIIANNGVLFSESAVKGAHFIELCAQRRIPLVFLQNITGFMVGSKYEHEGIAKHGAKLVTAVACAKVPKYTVLIGGSFGAGNYGMCGRAYDPHLLFMWPNARISVMGGEQAAGVLAQVKREQIERSGESWSAEQEEAFKQPTRDQYEHQGHPTYASARLWDDGVIDPAQTRDVLGLSLAAAMNADIEETRFGVFRM, translated from the coding sequence ATGGCGATTCTGGATACTCGTATCAATACGCGCTCCCAGGACTTTCAGACCAAGGACGCCACCATGCGTGCCGAAGTCGATAAGCTCCTGTCCTTGACCGATGCCATCCGCCAGGGCGGCGGAGAAAAGGCCCGACAGCGCCATGAATCACGCGGCAAGCTGTTCGTGCGTGATCGTATCGATCACTTGATCGATGAAGGTTCGCCATTCCTCGAATTCTCTGCCCTGGCCGCCCGCGACATGTACGACACCGATGTGCCTGCTGCCGGCATCATCACGGGCATCGGTCGTGTCAGTGGCGTGGAGTGCATGATTGTTGCCAACGATGCCACGGTCAAGGGCGGCACCTACTTCCCCATGACCGTGAAAAAGCACTTGCGTGCCCAGGAGATTGCCCGCAAGCATCGCCTGCCCTGCGTTTACCTGGTGGACTCCGGGGGTGCTTTCCTGCCACGCCAGGACGAAGTGTTTCCCGACCGTGATCATTTCGGCCGTATCTTCTATAACCAGGCAACGCTGTCGGCAGAGGGAATACCGCAGATTGCCGTCGTCATGGGCTCGTGCACTGCAGGCGGTGCTTATGTGCCAGCCATGGCCGACGAGTCAATCATCGTCAGACAGCAAGGCACCATCTTCCTCGGTGGGCCGCCTCTGGTAAAAGCGGCCACCGGCGAGAATATCAGCGCTGAAGATCTTGGTGGAGCGGACGTACACACTCGCATCAGCGGCGTAGCCGATCACCTGGCCGATAACGATGCTCATGCCCTGCAGCTGGCCCGCCGCTGTGTCGCACGCCTCAACTGGCAAAAGCGCGGATCTTTGAAGATGGCGGAACCTCGTCCTCCCAGGTTCGCCCCCGAAGAGCTCTACGGCATCGTCGGCACCGATCTGAAAAAGCCCTTTGATGTACGCGAAGTCATCGCTCGTATCGTCGACGACTCTGAATTCGATGAGTTCAAGCGCTACTACGGCGACACTCTGGTCACCGGATTTGCCCATATTCACGGCTATCCTGTAGGCATCATCGCCAACAACGGCGTGCTGTTCTCGGAAAGCGCCGTCAAAGGGGCTCACTTCATCGAACTCTGCGCCCAGCGCAGAATTCCCTTGGTATTCCTGCAGAACATCACCGGCTTCATGGTCGGTTCCAAGTACGAACACGAAGGCATTGCCAAGCATGGCGCCAAACTGGTTACTGCAGTGGCCTGCGCCAAGGTCCCCAAGTACACCGTGCTGATTGGCGGCAGTTTTGGTGCAGGCAACTATGGTATGTGCGGGCGTGCCTACGACCCTCACCTGCTGTTCATGTGGCCCAACGCTCGCATCTCGGTCATGGGAGGCGAACAAGCCGCAGGGGTGCTGGCCCAGGTCAAGCGTGAACAGATCGAACGGTCCGGTGAGAGCTGGTCTGCAGAGCAGGAGGAAGCCTTCAAGCAACCGACTCGCGACCAGTATGAACACCAAGGACACCCGACCTATGCCAGCGCACGCCTATGGGATGACGGTGTCATCGATCCGGCCCAGACTCGGGATGTCCTTGGCTTGTCCCTGGCCGCCGCCATGAATGCCGACATCGAAGAGACCCGCTTCGGCGTGTTCCGCATGTAG
- a CDS encoding MliC family protein — MKIAWLAATALTITLAGCAGGQSDARQETKSAAKPQTTLAQTNTFNARTAIYTCDSGSVFTMEFTAPETATMHLNGHGQSIELAPQNGASGMAMDYVSADGRYQFNGKGMTAIVTMPKMAPARCFTSNY; from the coding sequence ATGAAAATCGCTTGGCTTGCTGCCACTGCCCTGACCATTACCCTCGCAGGCTGCGCTGGGGGCCAATCCGATGCTCGTCAAGAGACAAAGTCCGCCGCAAAGCCCCAGACGACACTGGCCCAAACCAACACCTTCAATGCAAGAACTGCCATCTACACCTGTGACAGCGGCAGTGTCTTCACCATGGAATTCACGGCCCCGGAAACAGCGACGATGCATCTCAACGGTCATGGGCAAAGCATCGAGCTTGCGCCGCAAAATGGCGCTTCAGGTATGGCAATGGACTATGTTTCTGCCGATGGTCGCTATCAGTTCAATGGCAAGGGGATGACCGCTATTGTCACCATGCCCAAGATGGCTCCGGCCAGGTGTTTCACTTCCAATTACTGA
- a CDS encoding PLP-dependent aminotransferase family protein, producing MTIWVPEFGASAPDAKAIPRYRQIAESIGKAIEAGELSPGDRLPPQRQLADRLNVTVGTVTRAYNEAHHLGWVQSRVGSGTYVRDQDSSTASAFGMQPRECSDGVIDMSLSFAPPHPWRQQCLGEVLASIASDPATVAEVGEYQADIGTPHHRQALAAWLNNLSFPVFGSLIVTQGGQHGIDLCLRILTRPGDLVAADALTYPGFNSAARHAHLKTLGIPLDEYGMDIAALERLCQRQVPSLVYVTPDQNNPTGAQLTEERRIQLAELARRHDFWIIEDSVQYVPSADRGTSMADLAPERTLHIFSTSKLLSGGLRVGTLQVPDVLRERLGSALRAQSWMVPPLMVEAACRWIASPRAQQLHDWQVEELQFRQKLAQQRLAAYHPRGLARGSNLWLPLPEGRRASEVHALLDQAGVRVATPEPFCTGSEAAPQALRLCVGSPDSRDALERALNIILEVLEHEGTSPWSTL from the coding sequence ATGACAATCTGGGTCCCGGAATTTGGTGCTTCAGCGCCTGATGCCAAGGCCATTCCTCGCTATCGCCAGATTGCAGAGTCCATCGGCAAGGCCATCGAAGCAGGCGAATTGAGCCCCGGAGACAGACTGCCTCCTCAACGCCAGTTGGCTGATCGGCTGAATGTCACCGTCGGCACCGTCACCCGCGCCTATAACGAGGCCCATCATCTTGGCTGGGTCCAGTCTCGGGTCGGCAGCGGTACCTATGTCCGCGACCAGGATTCGTCCACTGCCTCAGCCTTTGGCATGCAGCCACGCGAATGCAGCGATGGCGTCATCGACATGAGCCTGAGTTTCGCCCCTCCCCACCCCTGGCGCCAGCAATGCCTTGGCGAAGTATTGGCTTCCATCGCCAGCGACCCTGCTACCGTTGCGGAAGTCGGCGAATATCAAGCGGACATTGGCACGCCCCATCACCGCCAGGCACTCGCAGCCTGGCTCAACAACCTGTCATTTCCGGTGTTTGGCTCATTGATCGTGACCCAGGGGGGTCAGCATGGCATCGATCTCTGCCTGAGAATCCTCACACGCCCTGGCGACCTGGTGGCTGCCGATGCCTTGACCTATCCCGGCTTCAACAGCGCGGCACGTCACGCACATCTCAAGACACTGGGAATTCCGCTGGATGAATACGGTATGGACATAGCGGCTCTGGAACGCTTGTGCCAACGCCAGGTACCCAGCCTGGTCTATGTCACCCCGGATCAGAACAACCCCACGGGAGCCCAGTTGACAGAAGAAAGGCGCATCCAACTGGCTGAGCTCGCCAGGAGGCACGACTTCTGGATTATAGAGGACAGCGTTCAGTACGTACCCTCTGCAGACCGAGGCACCTCCATGGCAGACCTGGCACCCGAACGTACCCTGCATATCTTCAGTACGTCGAAACTACTGTCAGGAGGATTGCGGGTCGGCACCTTGCAGGTGCCGGATGTGCTGCGAGAACGACTTGGAAGCGCATTGCGCGCCCAATCCTGGATGGTACCCCCTTTGATGGTGGAAGCAGCCTGTCGCTGGATCGCCTCTCCCCGCGCGCAGCAGCTCCATGACTGGCAGGTGGAAGAACTCCAGTTCCGCCAGAAACTAGCCCAGCAGCGCCTGGCGGCGTATCACCCACGTGGCCTGGCACGGGGTTCCAACCTGTGGCTACCTCTGCCAGAAGGCCGACGCGCCAGTGAAGTGCACGCCTTGCTCGATCAAGCTGGTGTTCGTGTCGCGACGCCAGAACCGTTCTGCACGGGGAGCGAAGCCGCCCCACAGGCACTGCGCCTATGCGTTGGCTCTCCGGATAGCCGCGATGCCCTGGAGCGCGCGTTGAACATCATCCTGGAAGTGCTGGAACATGAAGGCACTTCTCCCTGGAGTACGCTGTAG
- a CDS encoding hydroxymethylglutaryl-CoA lyase gives MALPASVRLVEVGPRDGLQNEPEPISTEIKLELIERLADAGHTHIEAASFVSPKWVPQMADHSQVMRALMHEGKGRPDINYSALTPNLKGLEEALASGVQEVAVFGAASESFSQKNINCSIAESLERFAPVVERARAEGVRVRGYVSCVLGCPYEGEISPAMVAQVTRALDDMGCYEVSLGDTIGTGTPLKAKRMLEAVAREVPMERLAAHFHDTYGQALANLMAVLEEGVAVVDSSVAGLGGCPYAKGAAGNVATEDVVYLLKGLGIQCSVDLERIAAVGDWMTRTINRPNRSKAGVALSSR, from the coding sequence ATGGCCCTACCCGCTTCTGTGCGCCTGGTCGAAGTCGGTCCTCGCGACGGTTTACAGAATGAACCTGAGCCGATTTCCACCGAGATCAAGCTGGAGCTGATCGAGCGCCTGGCCGATGCCGGCCATACCCATATTGAAGCGGCCAGTTTTGTATCACCCAAATGGGTACCACAGATGGCCGACCACAGCCAGGTCATGCGAGCCTTGATGCATGAAGGCAAGGGTCGCCCAGACATCAACTATTCCGCGCTGACCCCAAACCTGAAAGGCCTGGAAGAAGCCCTCGCCTCAGGGGTTCAGGAAGTCGCGGTATTCGGCGCCGCATCCGAATCGTTCTCGCAGAAGAATATCAACTGCTCCATCGCCGAGTCTCTGGAGCGCTTCGCACCGGTTGTCGAACGTGCACGTGCCGAAGGCGTACGAGTGCGCGGCTATGTCTCCTGCGTGCTCGGCTGTCCCTACGAAGGAGAAATCTCTCCTGCCATGGTCGCCCAGGTGACCAGAGCCTTGGATGACATGGGCTGTTATGAAGTCTCGCTGGGCGACACCATCGGTACCGGAACCCCGCTCAAGGCCAAGCGCATGCTCGAAGCCGTGGCCAGGGAGGTCCCCATGGAGCGCCTGGCCGCACACTTCCACGATACCTATGGCCAGGCATTGGCCAACCTGATGGCAGTGCTCGAAGAAGGAGTGGCTGTCGTGGACAGTTCTGTGGCAGGCCTTGGGGGCTGCCCCTACGCCAAGGGTGCTGCAGGTAATGTGGCTACCGAAGATGTGGTCTATCTGCTCAAGGGTCTGGGCATTCAGTGCAGTGTGGACCTGGAACGCATCGCAGCAGTAGGTGACTGGATGACGCGCACCATCAATCGCCCCAATCGCTCCAAGGCAGGAGTCGCCCTTTCCAGCCGCTGA
- a CDS encoding LysE family translocator: MEDWAFLVPAALFMVSMTITPGPNNVMLTASGANYGFMRTLPHLFGILAGCFVLFASIALGLGVVFERYPAVQSVLKVVGSVYLLYLAWKIATAPPPQFRTEGARPLDFWQAAAFQFANPKAWVMGIALMAGFLPESGNPWLNALLLAGVAELVGLPCIALWAGFGTAIGRVLKSATSWRWFNGTMGAMTAACVVMILG; this comes from the coding sequence ATGGAAGACTGGGCATTCCTGGTTCCCGCCGCGCTGTTCATGGTCTCCATGACCATCACTCCGGGACCCAACAATGTCATGCTCACGGCATCCGGGGCGAATTACGGTTTCATGCGTACGTTGCCGCACTTGTTTGGCATTCTGGCTGGCTGCTTTGTCTTGTTCGCCAGCATTGCCTTGGGGCTGGGCGTCGTGTTCGAGCGTTATCCCGCGGTGCAGAGCGTGCTCAAGGTAGTAGGCAGTGTGTATTTGCTGTATCTGGCCTGGAAGATCGCCACAGCCCCACCGCCTCAATTCAGAACGGAAGGTGCTCGCCCTTTGGACTTCTGGCAGGCAGCCGCTTTTCAGTTCGCAAATCCCAAGGCTTGGGTGATGGGAATTGCGCTGATGGCAGGGTTTTTACCAGAATCCGGTAACCCGTGGCTGAATGCGCTGTTGCTGGCAGGAGTGGCGGAATTGGTGGGCTTGCCCTGTATTGCACTGTGGGCGGGATTTGGTACGGCAATTGGCAGAGTGCTCAAGTCAGCCACCAGCTGGCGCTGGTTCAATGGCACCATGGGCGCCATGACGGCAGCCTGTGTGGTGATGATCCTGGGCTAG
- a CDS encoding acetyl/propionyl/methylcrotonyl-CoA carboxylase subunit alpha, which yields MRPSSTNGASDHIKSRRFDTLLIANRGEIACRVMRTARRLGLRTVAVYSDADANALHVREADEAIRLGPAAARESYLDVNKVIDAARRSGAEAIHPGYGFLSENGGFVHACDDADIVFVGPPASAIAAMGDKSAAKTRMTQAGVPLVPGYHGDNQEDALLKAEADRMGYPVLLKASAGGGGKGMRVVETSAAFQAALEGCRRESLAAFGDDRMLIEKYLTQPRHVEVQVFCDTQGNGVYLFERDCSVQRRHQKVLEEAPAPGMSEDLRRDMGEAAVRAAREIGYVGAGTVEFLLDADQQFYFMEMNTRLQVEHPVTEMITGQDLVEWQLRIAMGEPLPLSQEELAIKGHSFEARLYAEDPDNDFLPATGQLRRFRLDLEGASLLPEQVRLDSGVESGDSVSMHYDPMLAKLIVHGPDRSAALATLNRALAALDVQGVVTNRGFLMRLASHPAFHAAELDTRFIERHEDSLFAAHGLSRDSLASAALIALHQLARECESTSPWDRHDGFRINGPRRIRIFLCDPKEGMTKNPASRALVEGSYHPSDSAWQLKVTPADQEMSTHSACLTTLSGDAVAITLDGHRHRMLARRDGNEIVLTTPLSPGMQGEVRLFWRRIDTIDHGQHEEESTLTAPMHGTVVALLVEPGKSVAKGDALMVMEAMKMEHTLTAPVDGSVESFHFQAGDTVGQGDVLLDFSAAETD from the coding sequence ATGAGACCTTCCTCCACCAACGGCGCCAGTGACCACATCAAGAGCCGGCGTTTCGATACGCTGCTGATTGCCAACCGCGGTGAAATTGCCTGTCGTGTGATGCGAACCGCCCGACGACTGGGCCTGCGAACCGTGGCGGTATATTCCGATGCCGATGCCAATGCCCTTCACGTACGTGAAGCGGACGAAGCTATCCGGCTTGGGCCTGCCGCTGCCCGCGAAAGCTACCTGGATGTGAACAAGGTCATCGATGCCGCCCGCCGCAGTGGTGCCGAAGCCATCCATCCGGGCTACGGCTTCCTTTCCGAAAACGGTGGTTTCGTACACGCATGCGACGATGCCGACATTGTCTTCGTCGGGCCTCCCGCTTCTGCGATTGCTGCCATGGGAGATAAATCCGCAGCCAAGACACGCATGACCCAAGCCGGGGTGCCGTTGGTCCCGGGATATCATGGAGACAATCAGGAGGATGCCCTGCTCAAGGCCGAGGCCGACAGGATGGGCTATCCCGTATTGCTCAAGGCCAGCGCGGGTGGCGGTGGAAAAGGCATGCGCGTCGTCGAGACCTCTGCTGCCTTCCAGGCCGCTCTAGAAGGCTGTCGCCGGGAGTCGCTTGCCGCCTTTGGTGACGATCGCATGTTGATCGAGAAATATCTGACACAGCCACGTCACGTGGAAGTTCAGGTGTTCTGTGACACCCAGGGCAATGGTGTCTATCTGTTCGAGCGTGATTGCAGCGTGCAACGCCGTCACCAGAAAGTACTCGAAGAAGCTCCTGCCCCGGGCATGAGCGAGGATCTGCGCCGTGACATGGGCGAGGCTGCGGTACGCGCGGCCCGAGAGATAGGCTATGTCGGCGCAGGTACAGTGGAATTTCTTCTCGATGCAGACCAGCAGTTCTATTTCATGGAGATGAATACTCGTCTCCAGGTGGAGCACCCTGTCACCGAAATGATCACGGGACAGGACCTGGTCGAGTGGCAACTACGCATTGCCATGGGAGAACCACTGCCACTCAGCCAGGAGGAACTGGCCATCAAGGGCCACAGTTTTGAAGCCCGTCTCTATGCAGAAGATCCTGACAATGATTTCCTGCCGGCCACGGGACAGCTACGCCGCTTCAGACTGGATCTCGAGGGGGCTTCCCTGTTGCCTGAACAGGTACGCCTGGATAGTGGTGTGGAAAGCGGTGATAGCGTTTCCATGCACTACGACCCGATGCTGGCAAAGCTGATCGTCCATGGCCCTGACCGCAGCGCCGCCCTGGCTACGCTCAACCGCGCCCTGGCCGCACTGGATGTACAAGGCGTCGTGACCAACCGAGGCTTCTTGATGCGCTTGGCCAGCCATCCAGCCTTTCATGCAGCCGAGCTGGATACTCGTTTTATCGAGCGCCATGAAGACAGCCTGTTCGCCGCCCATGGCCTGTCCCGCGATAGCCTGGCGTCCGCCGCCCTGATCGCGTTGCATCAGTTGGCTCGAGAGTGCGAAAGCACCTCTCCCTGGGACCGTCACGATGGTTTCCGGATCAATGGTCCTCGTCGCATTCGCATCTTCCTTTGCGACCCCAAGGAAGGCATGACCAAGAACCCGGCATCCCGCGCCTTGGTTGAAGGCAGCTACCACCCCAGCGATAGCGCATGGCAGCTCAAGGTGACGCCTGCCGACCAGGAGATGTCGACCCACTCGGCCTGCCTGACCACGCTGTCTGGAGATGCTGTCGCGATCACTCTGGATGGACACCGTCATCGCATGTTGGCTCGCCGCGATGGTAATGAGATCGTGCTGACCACCCCGCTCTCACCCGGGATGCAGGGCGAAGTCCGCCTGTTCTGGCGCCGTATCGACACGATTGACCACGGCCAGCATGAAGAGGAATCGACACTGACGGCCCCCATGCACGGTACCGTGGTCGCGCTGCTGGTAGAACCCGGCAAATCCGTGGCCAAGGGTGATGCCTTGATGGTAATGGAAGCCATGAAGATGGAGCACACCCTGACTGCCCCAGTCGATGGAAGTGTGGAAAGCTTCCACTTCCAGGCTGGTGATACAGTAGGTCAGGGTGATGTACTGCTCGACTTCTCTGCTGCCGAAACAGATTGA